A window of the Candidatus Poribacteria bacterium genome harbors these coding sequences:
- the smc gene encoding chromosome segregation protein SMC — protein MHLNSIKIRGFKSFAEEVELVLEPGITTIVGPNGCGKSNVSDAIRWVLGEQSARSLRCASMRDLLFNGGANFAPAQRTEVALCFSNNGSGNADTLPQDAPAKVAFASPEIEVSRHLTREGESRYLINQNPCRLRDISELFMDTGIGVDAYSVMEQSKIDLILNVRPEDRRFLFDEVAGITKYKHRKKTALRKLEQTEQNLVRINDVIQELQRETESLKEQAEQARHYNAQQAQLKQFELDLAHREYDKLRTDYLQAQTDLDEILSATTDASEQLKAAEEHIENATHRQSELDIAIRTGQTGLREIETKIEQIERQIVLHKERQLNIQQQRQRALQALETLKAQHTGVLNQQKQRTQEHQKLEASFKIEESRLAARQQLLRQLAERINASKESVREAQTVLGEATTELAMCERKRLTIEHELTSREGNLNRLKENADVLTAELKTATDTHTEVQRAETQLKAELVQIETKRDQVEMELGENQDALRKVEAEISGLQNTLGSSVSRLKSLQELQSAYEGYYIGVRAIMQAKNHYPDQFRGVCGVVAELLTMDTEYEVAIEVALGSAVQNVITETAEDAQKGVAFLKKHRAGRVTFLPLDILRRRRFQDDKLLNQPGVIGIAEELIDYDRKYEVAMQHLLGNTLVIEDLDAAIALTRRFRPTARLVTLDGELINTSGAITGGHTNQQKGGLLSRARELEELEDKIGRLTQTNNRKTQTRKAYAAKIANLQKTRQTLIARWQDKRVEKASLTKDMEQANLQVTRLKQQLSEVESENRMLSQAMAVSREEQETLAADIAKLTQKTKRTQRWIERMSEQIESEDRKRAEVADTCQEMEVFLAGQRQRLQGLASEIQSLDETQQRTTKEMAEQQALIDSDEQTRIDLSEQVATAQREFLRLEGDRAEAEAHVEQLTEERETLLQEVTLLQKEMRATRRKFEQQNRARHKLEVTTTQLEMRIKSVSTRIHDKYQVSIDSLPPLMNDEQAMDEIDLLDNIEKLKAELTAMGAVNLKAIEAYEEHKKRHDFLDAQREDLQQSIQSTYQAIQKINQTSREVFLETFEKVQTNFQEVFTQLFGGGETELLLTDPSNVLDSGIDIIARPPGKRPQSITQLSGGERSLVAIGLLFAVFKIKPSPFCVLDEVDAALDEANVLRFANLIRAYTENTQFVIITHNRRTMEIADAMYGVTMEQAGISKIVSAKFAE, from the coding sequence TTGCACTTAAATAGCATCAAAATTCGCGGTTTCAAGAGTTTCGCCGAAGAAGTTGAATTGGTCCTCGAACCCGGTATCACGACCATTGTCGGACCCAACGGTTGTGGAAAGAGCAACGTTTCCGATGCAATTCGGTGGGTACTTGGGGAACAGAGTGCTCGCTCTCTTCGGTGTGCTTCTATGCGTGACCTACTTTTCAACGGCGGTGCCAACTTCGCACCGGCACAGCGGACAGAGGTAGCATTATGTTTTTCAAATAATGGTTCAGGAAACGCGGATACCTTACCCCAGGATGCTCCTGCTAAAGTCGCCTTCGCATCTCCAGAAATTGAGGTCTCTCGACATCTCACCCGCGAGGGTGAAAGCCGCTATCTCATCAATCAAAATCCTTGTCGCCTCCGCGACATCAGCGAACTCTTCATGGATACTGGCATTGGTGTTGATGCGTATTCCGTCATGGAGCAGAGCAAGATTGACTTGATTCTGAACGTCCGCCCCGAAGATCGCCGATTTCTATTCGATGAGGTCGCTGGCATTACGAAATATAAACACCGAAAAAAGACCGCACTCCGAAAACTCGAACAGACCGAACAAAATCTCGTTCGTATCAACGATGTCATTCAGGAATTGCAACGCGAGACGGAATCACTCAAGGAACAGGCTGAGCAGGCGCGGCATTACAACGCACAACAAGCGCAGTTGAAGCAATTTGAATTAGACCTCGCGCATAGGGAATATGATAAACTCCGCACGGATTATCTCCAGGCACAAACCGACTTAGATGAGATTTTAAGTGCCACCACCGATGCCTCTGAACAGCTGAAAGCCGCTGAGGAGCATATTGAGAACGCCACACATCGACAGTCCGAATTAGATATAGCCATACGGACAGGACAGACCGGGCTTCGCGAGATTGAAACGAAAATTGAACAGATTGAGCGTCAGATTGTCCTTCACAAAGAGAGGCAGCTCAATATCCAACAGCAACGACAACGGGCACTCCAGGCTCTTGAGACTTTAAAGGCACAGCACACGGGCGTTCTCAACCAGCAAAAACAGCGAACCCAAGAACATCAAAAACTCGAAGCGTCTTTCAAGATAGAGGAGAGTCGCTTGGCAGCACGTCAGCAGCTGCTGAGGCAGCTGGCTGAACGTATCAATGCTTCTAAGGAATCTGTACGGGAAGCACAAACCGTTTTAGGTGAGGCGACAACTGAATTAGCGATGTGTGAACGCAAACGCTTGACGATCGAACATGAGTTGACCAGTAGAGAGGGCAACCTCAACCGCCTCAAAGAAAACGCTGACGTGTTGACAGCTGAACTCAAGACCGCTACTGACACCCACACTGAAGTTCAGCGGGCTGAAACACAATTAAAGGCGGAACTCGTTCAGATTGAGACCAAGCGGGATCAGGTCGAGATGGAGCTCGGCGAAAATCAGGACGCACTCCGTAAAGTTGAGGCTGAAATCAGCGGTTTACAGAATACACTCGGGAGTAGCGTCTCTCGATTGAAATCGCTCCAAGAATTGCAGTCCGCTTATGAAGGCTATTACATCGGCGTTCGGGCGATAATGCAAGCGAAAAACCACTATCCCGATCAATTTCGTGGGGTCTGTGGTGTTGTTGCCGAACTGCTCACGATGGACACCGAGTATGAAGTCGCCATAGAGGTCGCTCTGGGGAGTGCTGTCCAGAATGTTATCACTGAGACTGCTGAAGATGCCCAAAAAGGGGTCGCTTTCCTTAAGAAACATCGAGCCGGTAGGGTGACATTCCTCCCACTCGATATTTTGCGCAGACGCAGATTTCAGGATGATAAACTGCTTAATCAACCCGGTGTTATCGGTATTGCCGAAGAATTAATTGATTACGACCGTAAATATGAAGTTGCTATGCAGCATCTATTGGGGAATACCCTCGTTATCGAAGATTTAGATGCTGCGATCGCACTCACCCGTCGATTCCGTCCAACCGCACGTCTCGTCACCTTAGATGGGGAACTCATTAATACTTCAGGTGCCATCACCGGTGGTCACACAAATCAGCAAAAAGGTGGCCTACTGAGTCGCGCGCGTGAACTTGAGGAACTCGAAGACAAGATTGGGCGGTTGACCCAGACAAACAATAGGAAAACTCAGACGCGTAAAGCTTATGCGGCAAAAATAGCGAACTTGCAAAAAACTCGGCAGACACTCATTGCTCGGTGGCAAGATAAACGCGTTGAAAAAGCATCCTTAACTAAGGATATGGAGCAAGCGAATCTGCAGGTTACCCGGCTTAAGCAACAACTCTCAGAAGTCGAATCTGAAAACCGGATGTTGAGCCAAGCGATGGCAGTTTCACGCGAAGAACAAGAGACGCTTGCGGCTGACATCGCAAAACTCACCCAAAAGACCAAGCGGACGCAACGCTGGATTGAGCGCATGTCCGAGCAGATTGAGAGTGAGGACCGGAAACGCGCTGAAGTCGCGGATACCTGTCAGGAGATGGAAGTCTTCTTGGCGGGACAGCGTCAGCGGTTGCAAGGCTTGGCATCTGAAATTCAGTCGCTTGACGAGACGCAACAGCGGACAACAAAGGAGATGGCGGAACAGCAAGCACTTATCGACTCCGATGAACAGACCCGGATTGATCTCAGCGAACAGGTTGCCACAGCGCAACGCGAATTCCTCCGTTTGGAGGGAGATCGTGCTGAGGCTGAAGCGCACGTTGAGCAACTTACTGAAGAGCGCGAAACCCTTCTCCAAGAGGTAACCCTCCTGCAAAAGGAGATGCGCGCAACCCGCAGAAAGTTTGAGCAACAGAACCGCGCACGCCATAAACTTGAAGTCACAACCACACAATTGGAGATGCGCATAAAGTCTGTCTCAACCCGCATCCACGATAAATATCAGGTCTCCATTGATTCACTACCCCCACTAATGAATGATGAACAGGCGATGGACGAAATTGATCTCTTGGATAACATTGAAAAGTTGAAAGCAGAACTCACAGCAATGGGTGCCGTGAATCTCAAGGCGATTGAGGCGTATGAGGAACACAAGAAACGTCACGATTTTCTTGACGCGCAACGCGAGGATCTCCAGCAGTCCATTCAATCCACCTATCAGGCAATTCAGAAGATTAACCAGACCTCAAGAGAGGTATTTCTTGAGACCTTTGAGAAGGTACAGACCAACTTCCAAGAGGTGTTTACACAACTCTTCGGCGGTGGTGAAACCGAGTTGTTGCTAACGGATCCGTCCAATGTGCTTGATTCAGGCATTGATATTATTGCGCGTCCACCGGGCAAACGTCCACAGAGCATCACGCAGCTTTCGGGTGGAGAACGTTCACTCGTCGCAATTGGATTGCTCTTTGCCGTCTTCAAAATCAAGCCGAGTCCTTTCTGTGTGCTTGATGAAGTGGATGCTGCCCTTGACGAAGCAAATGTACTCCGATTTGCCAATCTCATTCGAGCCTACACTGAGAATACACAGTTTGTGATTATCACGCACAACCGTCGCACGATGGAAATCGCTGATGCGATGTACGGCGTGACGATGGAGCAAGCCGGTATCTCAAAGATTGTCTCTGCCAAGTTTGCCGAGTAA
- a CDS encoding LamG domain-containing protein translates to MKTKLSLFVLLLVGFVIPITVIQSAGAEDPRVKMGLVALWTFDKNTVQGKDVEDVFGKNSGTITGKPAQIDGFSSEALNFDGVVDLVRMGEDIFFPSVTMEAVIKPTLGTRNPIYDKYNYGIQLLDNNNVGIWIRADTANAAKHWPSAYTPFPTDGEWHHVVGVVENKKSVRIYLDGELKKMTPAPDQISIAYGAAHKPTIAYTQHLGGIWYAGGIDEVAIFEGALSDADVRKLHTLALAIEPTGKLAIAWGELKTKN, encoded by the coding sequence ATGAAAACGAAATTGTCCCTCTTTGTTCTGCTTTTAGTCGGTTTCGTAATTCCTATCACGGTGATTCAGTCCGCAGGAGCTGAGGACCCAAGAGTAAAAATGGGACTTGTCGCACTTTGGACCTTTGACAAAAACACCGTTCAAGGGAAAGACGTTGAAGATGTTTTCGGGAAAAATAGCGGAACCATTACTGGTAAACCCGCCCAAATCGACGGGTTTAGCAGTGAAGCTCTCAATTTTGACGGTGTTGTTGATTTGGTACGAATGGGTGAGGACATCTTCTTCCCTTCTGTGACGATGGAGGCGGTTATTAAGCCCACCCTTGGTACACGAAATCCGATCTATGACAAATACAACTACGGCATTCAACTGCTTGATAACAATAATGTTGGCATCTGGATTCGAGCGGACACGGCAAACGCCGCAAAACATTGGCCCTCCGCTTATACACCGTTTCCTACGGATGGCGAGTGGCATCACGTCGTTGGGGTTGTTGAGAACAAAAAGTCTGTCCGAATCTACCTCGATGGTGAATTAAAAAAGATGACTCCAGCACCTGATCAAATCAGTATCGCCTATGGTGCAGCACACAAGCCGACCATCGCCTACACACAACACTTGGGCGGTATCTGGTACGCCGGTGGCATTGACGAAGTTGCCATTTTTGAAGGCGCGTTAAGTGATGCCGATGTGAGAAAATTGCATACACTGGCGTTGGCAATTGAACCGACGGGAAAACTGGCGATAGCTTGGGGTGAACTCAAGACTAAAAATTAA
- the recG gene encoding ATP-dependent DNA helicase RecG, whose product MNNFTTILNTIRRPFQQERRKGCQDDVVVNGLGSYVQLWVKNGDALDLAVTEKEVLHNLADLFKNYTSASPIERQRTLEEATKRIDTALGHKQQTHSRLETHPTRRKKAQTASLPLFQEKVNRSDSASPKQEPTTERTTQRARKETLPLFQDAEVPPTQTQNTATEKPTASVPISDIPVSTDLSLLDFLSESLQYLKGIGPRRAAMLLSELNLQTVGELLAYYPRDYIDRSKTVEIYRVGRTEDDEPETIHGKVVNHTSSPTAKGKRIGKISIYDGTGVAVLVNFGRRIGIMKSLLPVDTEVVVSGKFSRRYNEIQATDYEFELFEEDNLIHTKRIVPKYALTAKLTAKMLRTWMRTALDAYGQEIPEILPLELRKRQGLIDRQLAINEIHFPTSEAHQEAAQKRLAFEEFFLLSAGMEMKKERKTLEAGIAFRVGMDSGNTSPSLLSDFTASLPYELTGAQKRVFREILNDMQQKKVMNRLIQGDVGSGKTVVAAMALLCAIENGYQGALMVPTEILAEQHYYNLSDMFKDMHRDVSIETEQQDKRKINVVLLKSDLPKAEREEALAAIANGTADLIVGTQALIQEGVDFHKLGLVIIDEQHRFGVMQRATLRNKAQSATEAQKHLDTAAPAPDVLVMTATPIPRTLALTLYGDLNVSVIDEMPPGRQQIRTRWIKENDREKLYTTLRKEIQRGRQAYVVYPLVEESEKLEELKAATEMASHLQNDVFPDLRVGLLHGQMKSIEKQEVMARFKDRHIDILVSTTVIEVGIDVPNATLMAIENAERFGLSQLHQLRGRVGRGKHQSACYLVASPRGDDSYQRIQAMIRTNNGFQIAEADLNIRGPGEFFGTRQSGIPNFKIANIIQDASLLEAAKKEAESLIKADPRLDAQQHQLLKRMLQKHWKDNLEIASVG is encoded by the coding sequence ATGAATAATTTCACAACAATTCTTAACACCATCCGCCGTCCCTTCCAACAAGAACGCCGAAAAGGGTGCCAAGACGATGTCGTTGTCAACGGGTTAGGAAGTTATGTCCAGTTGTGGGTAAAAAATGGAGATGCCCTTGACTTAGCAGTAACTGAAAAAGAGGTCCTGCATAACTTAGCCGACCTCTTTAAAAATTACACAAGTGCTTCGCCAATTGAACGACAACGCACGCTTGAAGAAGCAACAAAACGTATTGACACGGCACTCGGACACAAGCAACAAACCCATTCGAGGTTAGAAACCCATCCCACAAGGAGAAAAAAGGCACAAACAGCGTCGCTGCCGCTCTTTCAAGAGAAAGTGAACCGATCGGACAGCGCGTCTCCCAAGCAGGAACCAACAACGGAACGCACAACGCAGAGGGCACGCAAAGAGACACTACCACTCTTCCAAGACGCAGAGGTTCCTCCCACACAAACCCAAAACACCGCTACAGAAAAACCGACGGCATCCGTCCCAATCTCAGATATTCCCGTTTCAACAGATCTGAGCTTGCTCGATTTCTTATCCGAATCGCTGCAGTATCTCAAAGGGATCGGCCCCCGCCGTGCGGCAATGCTTCTGTCAGAACTTAACCTCCAAACCGTTGGCGAACTGCTGGCATACTACCCCCGTGACTACATCGACCGTTCCAAGACAGTGGAGATTTATAGGGTCGGAAGAACTGAAGATGACGAACCGGAGACGATTCACGGTAAGGTCGTTAACCACACGTCGTCTCCGACAGCGAAGGGCAAACGCATCGGTAAGATCTCAATTTACGATGGGACCGGGGTAGCCGTCCTCGTTAATTTCGGTCGGCGTATCGGTATTATGAAGTCCCTACTGCCCGTGGATACTGAAGTGGTCGTCAGTGGTAAGTTCTCGCGCCGTTATAACGAAATCCAAGCGACTGACTACGAGTTTGAATTATTCGAGGAAGACAACCTGATTCACACGAAACGGATTGTGCCGAAATATGCACTCACGGCGAAACTGACGGCAAAAATGTTGCGTACATGGATGCGGACGGCTCTTGACGCATACGGGCAAGAGATTCCTGAAATCCTACCGCTCGAACTCCGCAAACGACAAGGTTTAATCGACCGACAACTCGCCATCAACGAGATCCATTTTCCAACATCAGAGGCACACCAAGAAGCTGCACAAAAACGGTTGGCTTTTGAAGAATTTTTCCTTCTGAGTGCCGGAATGGAGATGAAAAAAGAGCGAAAGACCTTGGAAGCGGGTATTGCATTTCGGGTTGGAATGGATTCGGGAAACACCTCGCCCTCTCTATTATCGGATTTCACGGCTTCGCTGCCTTACGAGTTGACGGGTGCCCAAAAACGGGTTTTCAGAGAAATCCTGAACGATATGCAGCAAAAAAAGGTGATGAATCGACTCATCCAAGGGGATGTCGGCTCGGGGAAAACTGTTGTCGCAGCGATGGCACTCCTGTGTGCTATCGAAAATGGGTACCAAGGTGCCCTGATGGTGCCGACTGAAATCCTCGCCGAGCAGCACTATTACAACCTCTCTGATATGTTCAAGGATATGCATCGCGATGTGTCCATAGAAACAGAGCAACAGGATAAACGAAAAATAAACGTTGTACTTCTGAAAAGCGACCTCCCCAAAGCGGAGCGTGAAGAAGCACTGGCGGCGATTGCTAACGGCACTGCAGACCTCATCGTCGGGACACAGGCTTTGATACAAGAAGGCGTAGATTTCCATAAACTTGGACTCGTTATCATCGACGAACAACACCGATTCGGTGTGATGCAACGCGCAACGCTCCGTAACAAAGCGCAATCTGCGACTGAAGCACAGAAGCATCTTGATACAGCTGCCCCGGCGCCCGATGTCCTCGTCATGACAGCGACACCAATTCCGAGAACACTCGCCTTGACGCTCTACGGGGATTTAAATGTATCTGTCATCGATGAAATGCCACCCGGTAGACAGCAGATTCGGACGCGTTGGATAAAGGAGAATGATCGGGAAAAGTTATATACGACGCTTCGGAAAGAGATCCAGCGTGGCAGGCAAGCTTATGTTGTTTACCCGCTCGTTGAAGAGTCGGAAAAACTGGAAGAACTCAAAGCCGCAACAGAAATGGCATCGCATCTCCAGAACGACGTGTTTCCAGACTTACGTGTGGGTTTGCTGCATGGACAGATGAAATCCATTGAGAAACAGGAGGTCATGGCAAGATTCAAGGACAGACACATCGATATCCTCGTCTCAACAACGGTAATCGAGGTGGGTATTGATGTGCCGAACGCGACGTTGATGGCGATTGAGAATGCCGAGCGGTTTGGACTCTCACAGTTGCATCAACTGCGCGGGCGCGTTGGACGTGGTAAGCATCAATCGGCGTGTTATCTTGTCGCTTCGCCGAGAGGCGATGATTCCTATCAGCGGATTCAAGCGATGATTCGGACGAACAACGGCTTTCAGATTGCGGAGGCAGACTTGAATATCCGCGGACCGGGTGAGTTCTTCGGCACCCGCCAATCGGGTATTCCGAATTTCAAGATTGCGAATATTATCCAGGACGCCTCACTTTTGGAAGCCGCAAAAAAAGAGGCAGAATCATTAATCAAAGCGGATCCACGACTGGACGCGCAGCAGCACCAATTACTGAAGCGGATGCTACAGAAACATTGGAAAGACAACTTGGAGATTGCATCGGTCGGTTAG